The following coding sequences lie in one bacterium genomic window:
- a CDS encoding SpoIID/LytB domain-containing protein has protein sequence MGRSSRPGRTGGGGWPTWPLAAVLLLLAFAQAGCTGPKRLPPVETSPRPRPGVEALPTDPVPAVPGEPEHPEAPAIPWLEPAEPLLLLGVGLLEDKALLELRAEGAAWVRDADSGHTLAALDAGEPLLCRRDGDRVAWQAGDEEGSVRSVALQPIDPGFLVSAPGGSYRGEFLVVATPRGRGVTLVNNVELEDYLKGVVPWEIGRHDAGKFDALCAQAVAARTYTISHLGSRKARGFDVYATVMDQVYKGAADEDARCNEAIAATAPLVLRHGGREIEAYYSACCGGSSTAVSEVWPKDDRPYLAKRTDGPAPGGEAWCAGSTYYHWRETWSPRALEAILQRTLPDYVDYMAQEGRSRWGAPSFTPARGGAAARPGSLRDLEIRRRTPSGRVAELAVVTDAGTYHVRGDRVRWVLTPASGSPAILRSALFELELVRDGDKLREVGVRGRGFGHGIGLCQTGALGMAAAGRSWRDILAHYYPGATLEEVPRRKR, from the coding sequence ATGGGACGGAGCTCACGCCCCGGCCGGACTGGCGGCGGCGGGTGGCCGACATGGCCGCTCGCCGCCGTTCTGTTGCTGCTGGCGTTCGCCCAGGCCGGCTGCACCGGCCCCAAGCGGTTGCCGCCGGTGGAGACCTCGCCGCGCCCGCGGCCCGGCGTCGAAGCCCTGCCGACGGACCCGGTTCCGGCCGTGCCGGGCGAACCGGAACACCCGGAGGCGCCCGCCATTCCCTGGCTGGAACCGGCCGAGCCGCTCCTGCTGCTGGGTGTCGGCCTGCTCGAGGACAAGGCACTGCTGGAATTGCGCGCCGAGGGCGCAGCCTGGGTGCGCGACGCCGACTCCGGGCACACGCTGGCGGCGCTGGACGCCGGCGAGCCGTTGCTCTGCCGGCGCGACGGCGACCGTGTGGCCTGGCAGGCCGGCGATGAAGAAGGCAGCGTGCGCTCGGTGGCGCTGCAGCCCATCGACCCCGGCTTTCTCGTCAGCGCTCCCGGCGGCTCGTACCGCGGCGAGTTCCTCGTGGTCGCCACGCCGCGCGGGCGTGGCGTGACGCTGGTCAACAACGTCGAACTGGAGGACTACCTGAAGGGCGTGGTGCCTTGGGAGATCGGCCGCCACGACGCCGGGAAGTTCGACGCTCTCTGTGCGCAGGCGGTCGCCGCGCGCACCTATACCATCTCGCACCTGGGTTCGCGCAAGGCACGCGGCTTCGACGTGTACGCCACGGTGATGGACCAGGTGTACAAGGGCGCCGCCGACGAGGACGCGCGCTGCAACGAAGCGATCGCCGCGACGGCGCCGCTCGTGCTGCGGCACGGCGGGCGCGAGATCGAGGCCTACTACAGCGCCTGCTGCGGCGGCAGCAGCACGGCCGTGAGCGAGGTCTGGCCGAAGGACGACCGCCCGTACCTGGCGAAGCGAACCGACGGTCCCGCGCCGGGCGGCGAAGCCTGGTGCGCCGGTTCCACCTACTACCACTGGCGCGAGACCTGGAGCCCGCGCGCGCTCGAGGCGATCCTGCAGCGCACCCTGCCCGACTACGTGGATTACATGGCGCAGGAAGGACGCAGCCGCTGGGGCGCGCCGTCGTTCACGCCGGCACGCGGCGGCGCCGCGGCCAGGCCGGGGAGCCTGCGCGACCTCGAGATCCGCCGGCGCACGCCCAGCGGCCGCGTGGCCGAACTGGCCGTGGTCACCGACGCCGGTACCTATCACGTGCGCGGCGACCGTGTGCGCTGGGTCCTGACGCCGGCGAGCGGCAGCCCCGCCATCCTGCGCAGTGCGCTGTTCGAGCTGGAACTGGTGCGCGACGGCGACAAGCTGCGCGAAGTGGGCGTGCGCGGCCGCGGTTTCGGTCACGGCATCGGCCTGTGCCAGACCGGGGCGCTGGGCATGGCGGCTGCCGGCCGCTCCTGGCGCGACATCCTCGCCCACTACTACCCGGGCGCGACGCTCGAGGAAGTCCCGAGGCGGAAGCGATGA